Proteins from one Pleuronectes platessa chromosome 16, fPlePla1.1, whole genome shotgun sequence genomic window:
- the LOC128459187 gene encoding polycomb protein suz12-B isoform X1 produces MAPHKQSSSGGSHTLGCGPGGKANGFHQASSSASSSSSAVVAAKKPNMQQIQADHELFLQAFEKPTQIYRFLRTRNLIAPIFLHRTLTYMSHRNSRNNGKRKSSKVDNLLFKVEKMRGELETHSLASNLQLTFTGFFHKAGKPSQDCENEQNSVSLEVLLVKVCHKKRKDVSCPVKQVPTGKKQVPLNPDTGAGVQAKPSSSPSLLVPSSEFEPSNSHMVKSYSLLFRVSRPGFPRTQVNGLTNGESHHNRDFTEEVVNRKRRSSSLREEGEATFVAQMTVFDKNRRLQLLDGEYEVSMQEMEECPVSKKRATWETILDGKRLPPFESFSQGPTLQFTLRWTSDSSDRSTAPVAKPLATRNSETNQDSRPSTLRATQTLALKESINTDVQSRREQISAEPRQKLRIFYQFQYNNNTQQQTEARDDLHCPWCTLNCRKLYSLIKHLKLSHSRFIFNYVPHPKGAKIEVSINEGYDGSYAGNPQDIHNQPGFAFSRNGPVKRTVVTNVVVCRPKRTKPSLSEFLESEDGDQEQQRSHISGHNRLYFRSDSCVPLRPEEMEVDSEDENDPDWLKEKTVKQIDEFTDVNEGEKEIMKLWNLYAMKRGFIADNQMNKATLVFAKQHGAHIVKHNLCRNFLLHLVSMHDFNLVSTLTIDQAMAGLRLLQNQATPSDKDEEEEEEEEEEDWETAVESQPEPDPEPDPSEYKPCSEEKGNHGGRGKQEEMKQEEMNQVDEEQEEVKQKDEDEEQEDEEQMEEEQ; encoded by the exons ATGGCTCCACACAAGCAGAGCTCCTCAGGTGGGAGCCACACGTTGGGCTGCGGTCCCGGAGGAAAAGCCAACGGGTTTCACCAGGCAtcgtcctccgcctcctcctcctcctccgcggtGGTCGCAGCCAAGAAGCCCAACATGCAACAGATCCAAGCCGACCACGAGTTGTTCCTGCAGGCCTTCGAGA AACCAACTCAGATCTACAGGTTCCTCCGCACGAGGAACTTAATCGCT CCCATATTCTTGCACAGGACTCTCACCTACATGTCCCACAGAAACTCAAGGAATAATGGCAAAAG GAAAAGCTCCAAGGTGGACAATCTGCTGTTTAAAGTGGAGAAGATGAGGGGAGAGCTAGAGACTCACAG CTTGGCCTCTAACCTGCAGCTCACCTTCACTGGTTTCTTTCATAAAGCTG GGAAACCATCTCAGGACTGTGAGAATGAGCAGAACTCTGTGTCGCTGGAGGTGCTGCTGGTCAAAGTGTGTCACAAGAAGAGGAAG GATGTGAGCTGTCCAGTGAAGCAGGTCCCCACAGGGAAGAAGCAGGTTCCCTTGAACCCGGACACAGGCGCTGGAGTCCAGGCCAAGCcaagctcctccccctccctgctGGTCCCCAGCAGCGAGTTTGAACCCAGCAACTCTCACATGGTCAAGTCTTACTCGTTACTGTTCAGAGTGTCACGGCCCGGATTCCCCCGAACACAAGTCAACGGCCTGACCAACGGAGAGAGTCACCACAACAGAG ATTTTACAGAGGAAGTGgtgaacaggaagaggaggagctccTCTCTCAGGGAAGAGGGAGAAGCCACATTTGTGGCTCAGATGACCGTCTTTGATAAAAacag ACGTCTGCAGTTGTTAGATGGAGAGTACGAGGTGTCAAtgcaggagatggaggagtgtCCCGTCAGTAAGAAGAGGGCAACCTGGGAAACCATCCTGGATGGAAAG CGACTGCCTCCATTTGAGAGTTTTTCCCAGGGTCCCACGCTGCAGTTCACCCTGCGTTGGACCAGTGACTCCTCCGATCGCTCTACTGCACCAGTGGCTAAACCTCTGGCCACCCGCAACTCTGAGACCAACCAGGACTCCAGACCCAGCACGCTGAGGGCAACGCAGACACTGG ctctaaAAGAATCGATCAACACTGATGTACAAAGTAGAAGAGAACAAATCTCAGCAGAGCCCAGACAGAAACTACGCATCTTCTACCAG TTCcagtacaacaacaacactcagCAGCAGACGGAGGCCAGAGACGACCTCCACTGTCCCTGGTGTACGCTCAACTGCAGGAAGCTCTACAGTCTGAtcaaacacctcaaactgtcCCACTCCCGCTTCATCTTCAACTATGTG CCACATCCTAAAGGTGCAAAGATTGAAGTCTCCATAAACGAGGGTTATGATGGTTCCTACGCAGGAAATCCTCAGGACATCCACAACCAGCCAGGCTTCGCCTTCAGCAGGAATGGCCCCGTCAAGAGGACCGTCGTCACCAACGTGGTCGTCTGCAG ACCCAAGAGGACGAAGCCAAGTCTGTCTGAGTTTCTGGAGTCGGAGGACGGCGATCAGGAGCAGCAAAGGTCGCACATCAGCGGACACAATCGCCTCTACTTCCGCAGTGACAGCTGTGTGCCTCTGCGGCCTGAGGAGATGGAGGTGGACAGTGAGGACGAGAATGACCCTGACTGGCTCAAAGAGAAAACCGTTAAG CAAATCGACGAGTTCACAGATGTCAACGAGGGCGAGAAGGAGATCATGAAGCTGTGGAACCTGTACGCCATGAAGCGCGG CTTCATTGCAGATAACCAGATGAACAAGGCCACTCTTGTGTTCGCCAAGCAACACGGCGCCCACATCGTCAAACACAACCTCTGTCGCAACTTCCTGCTGCACCTGGTCAGCATGCACGACTTCAACCTGGTCAGCACACTGACCATTGACCAGGCCATGGCCGGACTCCGCCTCCTCCAGAACCAGGCAACTCCGAGTGacaaagacgaggaggaggaggaggaggaggaagaggaggactgGGAGACAGCTGTGGAGTCCCAGCCAGAGCCGGATCCTGAACCAGACCCATCTGAGTATAAACCCTGTAGTGAAGAGAAGGGCAACCATGGGGGTCGGGGGAAGCAGGAGGAAATGAAGCAGGAGGAAATGAATCAGGTggacgaggagcaggaggaagtgaagcagaaggacgaggacgaggagcaggaggacgaggagcagATGGAAGAAGAGCAGTGA
- the LOC128459187 gene encoding polycomb protein suz12 isoform X2: MSHRNSRNNGKRKSSKVDNLLFKVEKMRGELETHSLASNLQLTFTGFFHKAGKPSQDCENEQNSVSLEVLLVKVCHKKRKDVSCPVKQVPTGKKQVPLNPDTGAGVQAKPSSSPSLLVPSSEFEPSNSHMVKSYSLLFRVSRPGFPRTQVNGLTNGESHHNRDFTEEVVNRKRRSSSLREEGEATFVAQMTVFDKNRRLQLLDGEYEVSMQEMEECPVSKKRATWETILDGKRLPPFESFSQGPTLQFTLRWTSDSSDRSTAPVAKPLATRNSETNQDSRPSTLRATQTLALKESINTDVQSRREQISAEPRQKLRIFYQFQYNNNTQQQTEARDDLHCPWCTLNCRKLYSLIKHLKLSHSRFIFNYVPHPKGAKIEVSINEGYDGSYAGNPQDIHNQPGFAFSRNGPVKRTVVTNVVVCRPKRTKPSLSEFLESEDGDQEQQRSHISGHNRLYFRSDSCVPLRPEEMEVDSEDENDPDWLKEKTVKQIDEFTDVNEGEKEIMKLWNLYAMKRGFIADNQMNKATLVFAKQHGAHIVKHNLCRNFLLHLVSMHDFNLVSTLTIDQAMAGLRLLQNQATPSDKDEEEEEEEEEEDWETAVESQPEPDPEPDPSEYKPCSEEKGNHGGRGKQEEMKQEEMNQVDEEQEEVKQKDEDEEQEDEEQMEEEQ; the protein is encoded by the exons ATGTCCCACAGAAACTCAAGGAATAATGGCAAAAG GAAAAGCTCCAAGGTGGACAATCTGCTGTTTAAAGTGGAGAAGATGAGGGGAGAGCTAGAGACTCACAG CTTGGCCTCTAACCTGCAGCTCACCTTCACTGGTTTCTTTCATAAAGCTG GGAAACCATCTCAGGACTGTGAGAATGAGCAGAACTCTGTGTCGCTGGAGGTGCTGCTGGTCAAAGTGTGTCACAAGAAGAGGAAG GATGTGAGCTGTCCAGTGAAGCAGGTCCCCACAGGGAAGAAGCAGGTTCCCTTGAACCCGGACACAGGCGCTGGAGTCCAGGCCAAGCcaagctcctccccctccctgctGGTCCCCAGCAGCGAGTTTGAACCCAGCAACTCTCACATGGTCAAGTCTTACTCGTTACTGTTCAGAGTGTCACGGCCCGGATTCCCCCGAACACAAGTCAACGGCCTGACCAACGGAGAGAGTCACCACAACAGAG ATTTTACAGAGGAAGTGgtgaacaggaagaggaggagctccTCTCTCAGGGAAGAGGGAGAAGCCACATTTGTGGCTCAGATGACCGTCTTTGATAAAAacag ACGTCTGCAGTTGTTAGATGGAGAGTACGAGGTGTCAAtgcaggagatggaggagtgtCCCGTCAGTAAGAAGAGGGCAACCTGGGAAACCATCCTGGATGGAAAG CGACTGCCTCCATTTGAGAGTTTTTCCCAGGGTCCCACGCTGCAGTTCACCCTGCGTTGGACCAGTGACTCCTCCGATCGCTCTACTGCACCAGTGGCTAAACCTCTGGCCACCCGCAACTCTGAGACCAACCAGGACTCCAGACCCAGCACGCTGAGGGCAACGCAGACACTGG ctctaaAAGAATCGATCAACACTGATGTACAAAGTAGAAGAGAACAAATCTCAGCAGAGCCCAGACAGAAACTACGCATCTTCTACCAG TTCcagtacaacaacaacactcagCAGCAGACGGAGGCCAGAGACGACCTCCACTGTCCCTGGTGTACGCTCAACTGCAGGAAGCTCTACAGTCTGAtcaaacacctcaaactgtcCCACTCCCGCTTCATCTTCAACTATGTG CCACATCCTAAAGGTGCAAAGATTGAAGTCTCCATAAACGAGGGTTATGATGGTTCCTACGCAGGAAATCCTCAGGACATCCACAACCAGCCAGGCTTCGCCTTCAGCAGGAATGGCCCCGTCAAGAGGACCGTCGTCACCAACGTGGTCGTCTGCAG ACCCAAGAGGACGAAGCCAAGTCTGTCTGAGTTTCTGGAGTCGGAGGACGGCGATCAGGAGCAGCAAAGGTCGCACATCAGCGGACACAATCGCCTCTACTTCCGCAGTGACAGCTGTGTGCCTCTGCGGCCTGAGGAGATGGAGGTGGACAGTGAGGACGAGAATGACCCTGACTGGCTCAAAGAGAAAACCGTTAAG CAAATCGACGAGTTCACAGATGTCAACGAGGGCGAGAAGGAGATCATGAAGCTGTGGAACCTGTACGCCATGAAGCGCGG CTTCATTGCAGATAACCAGATGAACAAGGCCACTCTTGTGTTCGCCAAGCAACACGGCGCCCACATCGTCAAACACAACCTCTGTCGCAACTTCCTGCTGCACCTGGTCAGCATGCACGACTTCAACCTGGTCAGCACACTGACCATTGACCAGGCCATGGCCGGACTCCGCCTCCTCCAGAACCAGGCAACTCCGAGTGacaaagacgaggaggaggaggaggaggaggaagaggaggactgGGAGACAGCTGTGGAGTCCCAGCCAGAGCCGGATCCTGAACCAGACCCATCTGAGTATAAACCCTGTAGTGAAGAGAAGGGCAACCATGGGGGTCGGGGGAAGCAGGAGGAAATGAAGCAGGAGGAAATGAATCAGGTggacgaggagcaggaggaagtgaagcagaaggacgaggacgaggagcaggaggacgaggagcagATGGAAGAAGAGCAGTGA
- the tsen54 gene encoding tRNA-splicing endonuclease subunit Sen54 isoform X1 produces the protein MADHNNPHAEQSLYNEMLSPSELFAARSRSHKIPVRGPKDFFPDGSDEQRQRLDQSLTEHWSLLSEERVERLGNLVKATWIPDNRIVELQSPAGKFWHTMGFSANGKQCLLPEEALYLMECGNLQVFYQDLPLSIQDGYERFLSSATVSLRQYQVFGHLKRLGYVVHRFDPSSEPSSYARQLNLPHSHDRAGKQQKRKRSVSPSSTQSSSCADAQENSTDRTERMMEDKGEEDTKLPESTSPEDMEVQIPAATTTYPADEGGGRSWWAADGLRDRDSARGSNHCATSVPSRWDFSSISFPDLGSSEPLSSCLASPDPSLLPGALAVGACDVAPWKQRINLRKVAMSSNEQRREEDERRRRRDVNKDKDVRQCRNWAEYQELLKRRQGRGDDRPAHLWNREVTPLHDPRQPIPTKELLDKISVIESTDLLEGASRLKSSEDWRICFSVYQPDSVAEFKKNSPGKPYSRMCVCSFDGPVPDLRAIKLLASQSGDVPVVFAVVDYGDISFYTFKDFQLPTDVYP, from the exons ATGGCGGACCACAACAATCCCCACGCTGAGCAGAGTCTCTACAATGAGATGTTAAG TCCGTCTGAGCTGTTTGCAGCTCGGTCCAGGAGTCACAAGATCCCAGTGAGAGGACCGAAGGACTTCTTCCCTGACGGCTCAGACGAGCAGAGACAGCGGCTTGACCAGAGTCTGACCGAGCACTGGAGCCTCCTATCAGAGGAGAGAGTGGAGAGGCT aGGAAACTTAGTGAAGGCAACATGGATTCCAGACAACCGGATTGTGGAGCTTCAGTCTCCAGCT GGAAAGTTCTGGCATACGATGGGATTTTCTGCCAATGGCAAACAGTGTCTCCTCCCTGAAGAGGCTCTCTACCTGATGGAGTGT GGAAACCTGCAGGTGTTTTATCAGGATTTGCCGCTGTCCATTCAGGACGGTTATGAGAGATTTCTGTCCTCAGCCACAGTGAGCCTCCGACAGTATCAG GTGTTTGGGCATCTGAAGAGGCTTGGCTATGTGGTTCACAGGTTCGATCCCAG TTCTGAGCCATCGTCATACGCAAGGCAGCTGAACCTGCCTCACTCGCATGATAGAGCAGGAAAACAACAGAAGAGGAAGCGTAGTGTCAGCCCCTCCTCCACCCAGTCATCCAG TTGTGCTGATGCTCAAGAAAATTCCACTGATAGAACTGAGAGGATGATGGAGGATAAAGGCGAGGAGGACACAAAGCTTCCAGAGTCAACCTCTCCTGAGGATATGGAGGTCCAGATCCCCGCCGCGACTACCACTTATCCAGCAGATGAAGGTGGGGGCAGGAGCTGGTGGGCAGCAGATGGTCTCAGGGACAGGGACTCGGCCAGAGGATCAAATCACTGCGCCACCTCTGTTCCCTCTCGCTGGGACTTCAGCTCCATCTCGTTCCCTGACCTTGGCTCAAGTGAACCTCTGTCCAGCTGTCTGGCATCTCCAGACCCTTCTCTGCTGCCTGGGGCTTTGGCTGTGGGAGCCTGTGACGTTGCCCCCTGGAAGCAGAGGATAAACTTGCGGAAGGTGGCTATGTCCTCAAATgagcagaggagggaagaagacgagcggcggcggcggcgggatgtcaacaaagacaaagac GTCCGGCAATGCAGAAACTGGGCGGAGTATCAAGAGCTCCTGAAGAGGCGACAGGGAAGAGGGGACGACCGACCAGCTCACCTGTGGAACAGAGAAGTCACTCCCTTACATGACCCAAGACAACCAATCCCCACCA AGGAGCTGTTGGATAAAATCAGCGTGATCGAGTCTACAGATTTACTCGAGGGGGCGTCCAG GTTAAAAAGCTCAGAGGACTGGAGgatttgtttcagtgtttacCAACCTGATTCGGTGGCTGAGTTCAAGAAGAACAGTCCGGGGAAACCTTACTcccgcatgtgtgtgtgcag TTTCGACGGCCCTGTGCCCGACCTGCGAGCTATCAAGCTGCTGGCCTCCCAGAGCGGAGACGTCCCAGTGGTCTTTGCTGTGGTGGACTACGGAGACATCTCCTTCTACACCTTCAAAGACTTCCAGCTGCCAACCgatgtttacccctga
- the tsen54 gene encoding tRNA-splicing endonuclease subunit Sen54 isoform X3, with protein sequence MGFSANGKQCLLPEEALYLMECGNLQVFYQDLPLSIQDGYERFLSSATVSLRQYQVFGHLKRLGYVVHRFDPSSEPSSYARQLNLPHSHDRAGKQQKRKRSVSPSSTQSSSCADAQENSTDRTERMMEDKGEEDTKLPESTSPEDMEVQIPAATTTYPADEGGGRSWWAADGLRDRDSARGSNHCATSVPSRWDFSSISFPDLGSSEPLSSCLASPDPSLLPGALAVGACDVAPWKQRINLRKVAMSSNEQRREEDERRRRRDVNKDKDVRQCRNWAEYQELLKRRQGRGDDRPAHLWNREVTPLHDPRQPIPTKELLDKISVIESTDLLEGASRLKSSEDWRICFSVYQPDSVAEFKKNSPGKPYSRMCVCSFDGPVPDLRAIKLLASQSGDVPVVFAVVDYGDISFYTFKDFQLPTDVYP encoded by the exons ATGGGATTTTCTGCCAATGGCAAACAGTGTCTCCTCCCTGAAGAGGCTCTCTACCTGATGGAGTGT GGAAACCTGCAGGTGTTTTATCAGGATTTGCCGCTGTCCATTCAGGACGGTTATGAGAGATTTCTGTCCTCAGCCACAGTGAGCCTCCGACAGTATCAG GTGTTTGGGCATCTGAAGAGGCTTGGCTATGTGGTTCACAGGTTCGATCCCAG TTCTGAGCCATCGTCATACGCAAGGCAGCTGAACCTGCCTCACTCGCATGATAGAGCAGGAAAACAACAGAAGAGGAAGCGTAGTGTCAGCCCCTCCTCCACCCAGTCATCCAG TTGTGCTGATGCTCAAGAAAATTCCACTGATAGAACTGAGAGGATGATGGAGGATAAAGGCGAGGAGGACACAAAGCTTCCAGAGTCAACCTCTCCTGAGGATATGGAGGTCCAGATCCCCGCCGCGACTACCACTTATCCAGCAGATGAAGGTGGGGGCAGGAGCTGGTGGGCAGCAGATGGTCTCAGGGACAGGGACTCGGCCAGAGGATCAAATCACTGCGCCACCTCTGTTCCCTCTCGCTGGGACTTCAGCTCCATCTCGTTCCCTGACCTTGGCTCAAGTGAACCTCTGTCCAGCTGTCTGGCATCTCCAGACCCTTCTCTGCTGCCTGGGGCTTTGGCTGTGGGAGCCTGTGACGTTGCCCCCTGGAAGCAGAGGATAAACTTGCGGAAGGTGGCTATGTCCTCAAATgagcagaggagggaagaagacgagcggcggcggcggcgggatgtcaacaaagacaaagac GTCCGGCAATGCAGAAACTGGGCGGAGTATCAAGAGCTCCTGAAGAGGCGACAGGGAAGAGGGGACGACCGACCAGCTCACCTGTGGAACAGAGAAGTCACTCCCTTACATGACCCAAGACAACCAATCCCCACCA AGGAGCTGTTGGATAAAATCAGCGTGATCGAGTCTACAGATTTACTCGAGGGGGCGTCCAG GTTAAAAAGCTCAGAGGACTGGAGgatttgtttcagtgtttacCAACCTGATTCGGTGGCTGAGTTCAAGAAGAACAGTCCGGGGAAACCTTACTcccgcatgtgtgtgtgcag TTTCGACGGCCCTGTGCCCGACCTGCGAGCTATCAAGCTGCTGGCCTCCCAGAGCGGAGACGTCCCAGTGGTCTTTGCTGTGGTGGACTACGGAGACATCTCCTTCTACACCTTCAAAGACTTCCAGCTGCCAACCgatgtttacccctga
- the tsen54 gene encoding tRNA-splicing endonuclease subunit Sen54 isoform X2 — protein MADHNNPHAEQSLYNEMLSPSELFAARSRSHKIPVRGPKDFFPDGSDEQRQRLDQSLTEHWSLLSEERVERLGNLVKATWIPDNRIVELQSPAGKFWHTMGFSANGKQCLLPEEALYLMECGNLQVFYQDLPLSIQDGYERFLSSATVSLRQYQVFGHLKRLGYVVHRFDPSSEPSSYARQLNLPHSHDRAGKQQKRKRSVSPSSTQSSSCADAQENSTDRTERMMEDKGEEDTKLPESTSPEDMEVQIPAATTTYPADEGGGRSWWAADGLRDRDSARGSNHCATSVPSRWDFSSISFPDLGSSEPLSSCLASPDPSLLPGALAVGACDVAPWKQRINLRKVAMSSNEQRREEDERRRRRDVNKDKDVRQCRNWAEYQELLKRRQGRGDDRPAHLWNREVTPLHDPRQPIPTITDILLFQRSCWIKSA, from the exons ATGGCGGACCACAACAATCCCCACGCTGAGCAGAGTCTCTACAATGAGATGTTAAG TCCGTCTGAGCTGTTTGCAGCTCGGTCCAGGAGTCACAAGATCCCAGTGAGAGGACCGAAGGACTTCTTCCCTGACGGCTCAGACGAGCAGAGACAGCGGCTTGACCAGAGTCTGACCGAGCACTGGAGCCTCCTATCAGAGGAGAGAGTGGAGAGGCT aGGAAACTTAGTGAAGGCAACATGGATTCCAGACAACCGGATTGTGGAGCTTCAGTCTCCAGCT GGAAAGTTCTGGCATACGATGGGATTTTCTGCCAATGGCAAACAGTGTCTCCTCCCTGAAGAGGCTCTCTACCTGATGGAGTGT GGAAACCTGCAGGTGTTTTATCAGGATTTGCCGCTGTCCATTCAGGACGGTTATGAGAGATTTCTGTCCTCAGCCACAGTGAGCCTCCGACAGTATCAG GTGTTTGGGCATCTGAAGAGGCTTGGCTATGTGGTTCACAGGTTCGATCCCAG TTCTGAGCCATCGTCATACGCAAGGCAGCTGAACCTGCCTCACTCGCATGATAGAGCAGGAAAACAACAGAAGAGGAAGCGTAGTGTCAGCCCCTCCTCCACCCAGTCATCCAG TTGTGCTGATGCTCAAGAAAATTCCACTGATAGAACTGAGAGGATGATGGAGGATAAAGGCGAGGAGGACACAAAGCTTCCAGAGTCAACCTCTCCTGAGGATATGGAGGTCCAGATCCCCGCCGCGACTACCACTTATCCAGCAGATGAAGGTGGGGGCAGGAGCTGGTGGGCAGCAGATGGTCTCAGGGACAGGGACTCGGCCAGAGGATCAAATCACTGCGCCACCTCTGTTCCCTCTCGCTGGGACTTCAGCTCCATCTCGTTCCCTGACCTTGGCTCAAGTGAACCTCTGTCCAGCTGTCTGGCATCTCCAGACCCTTCTCTGCTGCCTGGGGCTTTGGCTGTGGGAGCCTGTGACGTTGCCCCCTGGAAGCAGAGGATAAACTTGCGGAAGGTGGCTATGTCCTCAAATgagcagaggagggaagaagacgagcggcggcggcggcgggatgtcaacaaagacaaagac GTCCGGCAATGCAGAAACTGGGCGGAGTATCAAGAGCTCCTGAAGAGGCGACAGGGAAGAGGGGACGACCGACCAGCTCACCTGTGGAACAGAGAAGTCACTCCCTTACATGACCCAAGACAACCAATCCCCACCA TCACTGATATTCTTTTATTCCAGAGGAGCTGTTGGATAAAATCAGCGTGA
- the LOC128459190 gene encoding pentraxin fusion protein has product MRLLVVSFVIAFSAVLAGSVVIKTLVFQSESNNSFVELIPMKPLNLRAFTLCMRLATELKGEREVILFAYRTGNFDELNVWRELDGRLSFYLSGPGVFFDVPQISALETHLCFTWDSRSGAATVFMDGRKSLTKIYKKGHTIRPGGKVVIGQDPDAFLGDYDAKQSFVGEISDVNLWDTVLAASTIQDIYTGKRVARGNVFDWETIDLKINGQVDVVTREL; this is encoded by the exons ATGAGACTTCTAGTCGTCTCTTTTGTCATTGCCTTCTCCGCAGTGTTGGCTG GGAGCGTCGTCATAAAGACCCTGGTGTTCCAGTCTGAGAGCAATAACAGTTTCGTTGAGCTGATTCCTATGAAGCCCCTGAACCTGAGAGCCTTCACTCTGTGCATGCGTCTGGCCACGGAGCTGAAAGGTGAGCGAGAGGTCATCCTGTTCGCGTACCGGACTGGAAACTTCGATGAGCTGAACGTGTGGCGTGAGCTGGACGGCAG ATTGTCTTTCTACCTGAGCGGACCCGGTGTTTTCTTCGACGTCCCTCAGATTTCAGCCCTGGAGACCCATCTCTGCTTCACCTGGGACTCTAGGTCTGGTGCCGCTACCGTCTTCATGGATGGAAGGAAAAGCTTGACCAAGATTTACAAGAAGGGTCACACCATCCGCCCCGGGGGGAAGGTCGTCATCGGTCAAGATCCAGACGCCTTCCTGGGCGATTACGATGCCAAACAGAGTTTCGTTGGGGAGATCTCCGACGTTAATTTGTGGGACACTGTCCTGGCAGCTAGCACAATCCAAGACATTTATACCGGGAAGAGAGTGGCAAGAGGAAATGTTTTTGACTGGGAAACCATAGATCTAAAAATCAACGGGCAGGTAGATGTTGTAACACGAGAGCTGTAG